The nucleotide sequence TAAAAtgagtttgattttatttaaaaacacggctaaaatggcaataagcaatttggcaagaaatgtcctgcaaattgcaagaaattgggaaaaggtgacaagaaaatgaactgaaaattagtaaaagaaaaaaaagacagaaaactatttgaaaaataattctgaaaaggtatttgtcttttgtgttaaactatgtttaaattattattttgttttaagctATGTTTAGAAAGGCgtttaaactatgtttaaaacaaactacGTTTAAACTTAAAACGTAcaattttagcacttttttcaaggcCATTTCAgccaaacaaggaaatgacgtAAAAACTGCTTCAATATTAAGACAATTCTGTATGATAATTTATAATGTAAAACTATCATGTTTATCAAtgtagttctctggacatttttttcctaaaataaaagtacaataataaataatatatttctaaatGAACTAATTCTGttcaatttgcaggacatttctttccaagtggCCTTTTTGTTGAGAGAAATCGCACCAGTGTGCTTGGGGTTCAGAGGTGTAAATATCTGTAAACAGCATCTGAGTGCAgcaacaagaaaagtgatgtcaatccaggtttcaaagagttaataaaaaaaggtcaGGGCAGATGAATCGTCCTGCAGGTTAATGATTACAGATCTCTGCTCAGGATTTTCACTCATCAACTGTGCAGCAAGTCCAGAGTCCCACAGTGTCCGAGCCTGACCGTCTCctacacagacaaaacaaacaaactgttttaatgACTCTGCTGTGAGATCAAAGCTTTGATTACAGTTTTGATAACTTTTATGGCTCATGGCAaactgcagagtgtgtgtgtgtgtgtgtgtgtgtgtgtgtgtgtgtgtgtgtgtgtgtgtgtgtgtgcgtgcgtgcgtgcgtgcgtgcgtgcgtgcgtgcgtgtgctgAGCTTTATGATTACAATTCCATTGGTTCAGCAAACATATCACACATCACTGATGTAAATCACGACTTCTTGTTTGATGAGAATAAAAGGCAAACCATTTACAAACCCAGCTCACTACCCACCTCAACACTGATGGGGGTTAACCATTTAAAAtctgtgcaaattggtttgatttattaaaaaaatgtaacaagacaaatcgcaagaaatttgttcaaaataaataaataaaaaatacttttaaatttaatttaaaaaagtaaacccaaaaggttaaaataaacatttttttgttctaaaacagcattttaaatatatgattctAAAAACTAAAGTTGTCTGGACATCtttcccatttatttttttcccaaaaagttacttttaaacttttttttttttttttactaatttcttacattttgtgggaaattggtcattgccttttgccttccctctttttttttaagagattgatccaatttgctcagttttcaaagggttaaagacctTGGGGAAGTTGTCTGAACGCGGCActagaaaactgatgctgatccaggtttcaaaggattaaaaccAACTTTTTCCACACGAGACGGTTTGGTCCCCAGCTGTTAGATACTCACGGTGTTCCCACAGTGTCACTGCAGATGTAAAACACTGAACAGATGCAGCAGGAACCACTCGTACAGCATGAATACACGAAAATATGATAAAGCAAATAGAATACAGCTTCTCTCCACACTGCAGACTTTAGTTAATAACACAGAAAGTTAGGATGATTTCTGCTCCATTCAACACAATCAACCCCGTGAAACTTAAAgagatagttcacccaaaaagaaaattcagtCAGTATCTCCTAACCCTCATGCCAAGTTTGGTTTATTGTTgttccactgtgtgtgtgtgtgtgtgtgtgtgtgtgtgtgcaggtggtATCTTGTCCCGCGGGTGTTGAGGAATGTGTCCTCAGTGGATCTCTCTGTCTCCGTGCTGGGACAGAAGCTTAGCATGCCGCTCTGTGTTGCAGCTACAGCCATGCAGAGGATGGCTCATCCTGACGGAGAGACAGCTACAGcgagaggtacacacacacacaattctgtaaaacaatatagaaaatatatacttatgacaattatcaaaatagttttctgtcagacacaaacactgtgaaCACAGAGTGTAACTTGAGAAGACAGAACGAAACTAATTTTAATAGCATAACAGCATCTTTTGATTATATCATTAAATAGAAAGACAAGACAGTATTGAATAATGTCGAATTAGCGTCATGCACGCAACATAATATAGAATTGAACttgcacagacacagacataaCAGTGACTAGAATATGAAAATAACTGAGAGAataattcagattttacagtgtaagttATCTGAGTCATCTAGATCTGTGGAAGGATTCATGTTCAAGATTTGATAAGATTCTAGATAGAATCTATCTTAAGTTAGCTCCTTGCAGCTCCTTTTTTTAACTACTCCAGAAAGCACCATTAACACCAGAAATATTATGTGTCTACCCAGCATGCCGAGCAGTGGGGACAGGGATGATGCTGAGCTCCTGGGCCACCTCCACCATAGAGGAAGTGATGTCAGCAATGACCACCTCGGCAGGCGGCGTCCTGTGGCTGCAGCTCTACATCTACAAAGACCGAGAGCTCACACTGTCATTGGTCCGCCGGGCAGAGGAGGCGGGCTACAAGGCCATCTTTGTTACCGTGGACACGCCATACCTGGGGAGGAGATGGGACGACATGCGCAACCGCTTTAAACTGCCCTCGCACCTCAGGTAGGAACCAGAAACAACACGGGGAAATAACAAATTCCCAAATTCCACCATGGAAACCACAGAGTGTGCCCCATGCTAAatcacctctgtgtgtgtgtgtgtgtgtgtgtgtgtgtgtgtgtgtttgtgtgtgtgtgtgtgtccagcatGTCTAACTTCTCATCAGCCTCCCTGGCGTTCTCTGAGGGAAACTATGGCAACGACAGTGGTCTGGCGGTTTATGTTGCAAAAGCAATAGACCCCACTCTGTGCTGGGACGACATCAcatggctgaaaaaacacacgCGCCTTCCTGTGATTGTGAAAGGAGTACTTAATGGTATGTGCgtgcgcacacaaacacacacacacacacacaccttttgtTTACCCCACTGATTAAGGTCAGTGTTGTATA is from Plectropomus leopardus isolate mb unplaced genomic scaffold, YSFRI_Pleo_2.0 unplaced_scaffold26623, whole genome shotgun sequence and encodes:
- the LOC121967011 gene encoding hydroxyacid oxidase 1-like; amino-acid sequence: WYLVPRVLRNVSSVDLSVSVLGQKLSMPLCVAATAMQRMAHPDGETATARACRAVGTGMMLSSWATSTIEEVMSAMTTSAGGVLWLQLYIYKDRELTLSLVRRAEEAGYKAIFVTVDTPYLGRRWDDMRNRFKLPSHLSMSNFSSASLAFSEGNYGNDSGLAVYVAKAIDPTLCWDDITWLKKHTRLPVIVKGVLNGEDAVQALNYGVDGILVSNHGARQLDGVPAT